GGAATAGTGAGTCATTGAGATTTGATTGGAGCGTTCGGGCTCGAGACGCATCCCCTCTCGCCCCTCATCCCTTGCCCCTATCGGGTCGGCACGGCGAATAGGGCGAACTGGAGGGCGACGCGCTTTCCGCGGAGCGAAACGACAAGCTGCCGCTCGCCTTGGAGCCGATCGCGGTTGACGATCAGCGCGTCCTTTAGCCGCATCGCCAGAGTTTGCGTCTCCTGCACGTCGCGCCACGGGGCCGAGTCCTTTCGATCCACTTCGAAATAAATCCAGTCGCGCCGCGAGGGGAGCGCGCGAATCGTCCGATCGACCAGGAGCAACTGCAACCCGGCCGCGCGGTGCGTGAACAGAAACTCGACCTGCCGGCTGCTGCCGAATTTCCAATCGAGCTGGCCGGGAGAGAGCAGCTCGCGACACTCCTGCTCGCTTAGCTCCCCTTTGTTCACGCCGATATACCATTGCCAATCGGAGTTGAACCATTTCGGCTCGAGCGTCACCTGCATTCCCATTCCGACGCCGATGAAATAGCGCTGCTCGAATTCATAATCGCGCACGGTGTTGATGAGTCGTTCGATCCGCTGACGAATATGCAGGAAGATGCCGGCCAGGTCGTCGTGATCGTAAGCCGGAATATCGGTCGCGCGCCGTTCGGGGGCGAAGATCGAAAGCTGGCCAACGATCCGGCAGAGTTCGGTGTAGGCCACGAACGGATGAACGCCCTGCGCGAACGCCAGCACCGCCAGCGTGCCGAAGGCGACGTTCAACTGCGTGAGCATCATCACCCGATCGAGGTCTCCCGGATCGCGTCCTTCCAGCCCGATCCCGCGATTGGCGATCTGCTGGCTGAGCACTTCGATCTTTTGGCCGATGACGTCGTAGATCGCGCGCACGATGTCCCGGCCCAGAGGCGGCCAGGCGGTGATCGCGATCACCGGCGGAATGTAATCGGGATCGATCCGCGGGACGGCTTGCTCTTCGCTGGC
The DNA window shown above is from Pirellulales bacterium and carries:
- the tssK gene encoding type VI secretion system baseplate subunit TssK, translated to VALDAGNEPDRVDLKPTFAAMLAPKVDLAEAFGKESTVKVYLAVPKLQLGRANVAQGVDGDHARYVEAEQSAQDESRGGGDQAIQVRALNARLMLSTQDLSGYEVLPVAQIRRASEEQAVPRIDPDYIPPVIAITAWPPLGRDIVRAIYDVIGQKIEVLSQQIANRGIGLEGRDPGDLDRVMMLTQLNVAFGTLAVLAFAQGVHPFVAYTELCRIVGQLSIFAPERRATDIPAYDHDDLAGIFLHIRQRIERLINTVRDYEFEQRYFIGVGMGMQVTLEPKWFNSDWQWYIGVNKGELSEQECRELLSPGQLDWKFGSSRQVEFLFTHRAAGLQLLLVDRTIRALPSRRDWIYFEVDRKDSAPWRDVQETQTLAMRLKDALIVNRDRLQGERQLVVSLRGKRVALQFALFAVPTR